The nucleotide sequence CTCCATTCGAGCAGACCCCTCAGCCCCTCGGAACCCAGTGTTTCCCTCTGGGTATCCCCTTCTGAGGCCTGCCTGCAACGAAGGCGCCCTCATACCAGTCCCCTCTCACATTTGGTTCATATTTGGTCcatgaggacacacacacacacacacacacacacacacaacttactTTACTTCCCTGGGACAAACTCAGAGAAACAGCATCAGCTGCCTTCACTGTACAGCCAAAGCTGCTTGCTAAActatctcttgcctgatttcccagGAGAGTTAGACCGCTATGTTCTTCTTACCCAAGGACATACATTCGCTTTCCAGTGAGTCCAACTTATGCCCCTCCCTCTTGATATGAAGTGACTCCCAACCTTTCTACTTTGGTAGAAAATCAGTGAGAggacatcttatttttaaaaaactcctccAAAGATCCTCTCTCCCAGGTCTATAATAATCCGCCACGTGATCTAGTATTTCCTTGAAATgtagcatctattgtttcttagTGCCTTAGCCAGTACTTTAGTTTGAGCATCCTATATCATGGGATTCTTGTTTGAAATTCTAGTGTCAGAAATTTGTTGCTGAAATACTGTTTCACCTTTAGTCTCTGCACTTCCTGCACACTATAACCACATGGTTATACTCAGGTAAGAAGTGCTCCAACAGAACAAACGTCTCTAGGCTTTCTGGCCAGCCATGCTTTTTGAAGGGAACCAATGGATTTTCTCCATCTTAGTTGAGCAGACACTGAAGGAAACTCTTGGAACCTTTCCAACTGGTGGTCTAGGAGAAGGATCAGCAACCTGGGTCCTAGGGGCTACACAATTCTCACCCTGCCTGAGAAGGCAGGAATGAACACAGGACACCCAGACACACAAGTGGAGGACTTTGTCTGTGGCATCCCTGGTTGTATTGAGAGTGGGATTGTCCTTCAGGACTACTAGAAGGGACTGTTGAGCTCAGCATGCTTAAGGACAGGAAGAAGGACTGCAACAGGCTGGGGTAGGGAGGCCAGACACCCCTGAGTAGTCAGGAGTCAGAAGGACTGACTATGGATAAAGGCAGGAAGCATGGGAGGCTACTGATGCTGGGCCAAAAGCACATTAGCTAAGGCCTTCACAATATGGATCCCAATCTACCTTGCCAGTCTCATCTCCTTCACTCTCCTCCCCTTTACTCCAGCCACACAAAGCCACCTAGCATTTCCTGAATATGCTGTGTCCTTCCACACCCTCATATTTTACGTATACTGTTCCCTTGTAGAATACCCTCCTTACTCCCAATCCCCATCCATTgcttctattcagccatcaaGACCTAGCTTAAGTCTAATTTTCTGTGAATCATTCCTGCTACTTTTCCCACCTGGTACCATTTGACATGTGTCAGTTCCAGCCCTCATTGCACTATGCTGTGCTTTATTCACTTGTCTCTCCTTGCTCCTTAATGGATAGTGAGTATCTCAAAGACAAGGACTATGATTTATTCATTTCTGTACTCCCATCACCTACTACGGTGCTTCAATGCTGTAAGGACTTGTATTCATTCTCTactgctatgtaacaaattatcataCATTTAGCAGTTTAAAACAAGACATATTTATTGTCTTTCAGTTTCTGTAAACCAGAAGTCTAGGCTTGGTGTGGCTGGATTCTTGGATTAGAGTCTCACTGagctgaaatcaagatgttggtcaaggctgcagttctCATCTGTCGTTGGGGATCCTCTTCTAAGCTTACTGAttattggcagaattcatttccttgaagCTATAGGACTGATGTCCCCATCTTCCTGCTAGTTTTTGGCTGAGAATTACTCAGTTCCCAGAGGTTACCCAGTTTCTTGCCATGTGGTTCCACTAGGCAATTCACATGATGCTTGCTTTCTTCCAGGCTTGCTAGAGCACGTCTCTCTACTTTCCTCTTTATAACTAACCAGAGAGaattctctgcttttaaagggCTCACCCAGTTATGTCAGGCCCAGCCAGGATAAtttcccttttgccatataatgtaacataatcaCAGCAGTGATATTTCCACCCACACTCAAAGGGACAGGGAATTATCCAAGAGTGGGGATCACTGGGGTTATCCTAGAATTCTGCCCACCCCAGGGTTCAATATTTATGTCAAATAAATGTTCCAGAAATTTGTAAATGATAAACACTGCTATTCAATTGCtaagattttgttcttttctttttctttctttcttttttttttttaagagacacagtctcactgtgttgctcaggctggactcaaacttctgggctcttctgcctcagcctctcaagtagctgggactataggcatgtaccactgtaCTCAGCTTAAAAGGCTTTTTAAGTTGCTTCCAGATTTGTGTTGGATCCAAAATGGTTGGGGATGCTGTATGTGAGATAACAGGAGCCCCCTGCAATGAGTCCAGAGAGTACTGGAAATCTGGGGCTGTGGGGCAGGACCTGGCCTGCCAActgactggctgtgtgaccttgggttacGTCCCTGATATTCTCTGAATTTCAGATTtctcctcatatataaaatgggagTGGGACTAGACAATGTCTAAGGTCAGCTAGCTCTAGTATTCTACACTAAGACTGAATCATCCTGATCAAATTTAAATCTAGTGACTCACAATATCCAAATTCAttcaaatagtttaaaaaataatttcattatacaTGGAATTGCAGTGGTAAGATTTTAAGAGGAAAGACAAAGTTTTGTTTTCAAGTGAATCCATTTCTACACTGGCTTAATCTGACTAAATATAAATAAGGGTATGCAAATACATTTCTAACACTTTACATAGAATGGCAAAGAGTATTTTATCTTTAGATGACATATTTAGGAGTGACTTTTTCCAAGATATTAAAATCTGACTTAAAAAAACCTACTGTCTTAAAATAAGTTGAATTAACTCAATTGATGGTAACTGAATAACTATGAAAGGCAGTCCTCAAATACTACAAATCAATTCAATGACTGTGTAGAGAATGTTgagatttttatatacattttaggagtttaagtttttcttttgtttttctcaaatgATGCCTCTTTGGCTAGGATAATAATTCTCTTCTACTCAACAAAAATGAACTCTAATTTTAAACAGGTATTATTAAATCCCACTGAATAGGCTTCATGCAGATGTATTCCTTAAAACATCGCTTTATTGACCGTGCACAGTTATTAACAATTCACATTTCACTTTATCTACTGAGTGGAAgagcatttattctttcattaaaaagttAAGCCCTCCGGGGCAGCAGCAGGAATGCAGAACCTTCTTCCTATAAATGGCATTGCCCAGTGACTGTGAAGTGCTTCTCTATTAATACAAAAAGGATAAATAAGACAAATGgacttctccctccctccatcatcTCCCTCCCTGCTAATATGctcttcttattttataaaatgccatTAAGCAAACAGTTCCCACACTGATACTTCCATCAACCAAAAGGGGAATGTCAACATTTATTTGGCACCACTGAATTCAGAACATCCTTAGGGCTCTGTACAAGTGACAAAATGAGTATCAGGCCATGGTCATTTCCTTAGGAAGATGCTTTATGGGAAGAGAGGGTGGAAAATCATGAGGGCATCAGTCAGCCTCCAGTACTTTGCTGCTCAAGTTTCAGGAGCTGTTTTTCAAGTTTTGAGGTGTTTACTCGATGCATCATCAGAAACTGGCCATTCAAGTGAAAGACAGGAATATCAAATTTATACCTTTCATACCAGACAGAGTTTTCTGGAAGTGTGATGTTCACCTCCTGTAAAATGAACTGAAACAGAGACAGACTAAAGCTCTGTATTTTAGACCATGGGGTGATGTAACAACTGCAGTGATAAACTGATCCCCAGACCATTTCTAATGCCATTTTCCTtatagttgtttgtttgttttaggtcCACAGTGATCTAATGTCCCTGATTTCCAAAACTTGACTGGTTTCATTATATTCTCTACTTCCTGATCTTGCTGCTTTTCTGTTACCCTTGTTACATTCAGCATCAGGACAGTACTCAGttccaatgaaataaaacatgtcCCAGTTGGGAAGCT is from Pan troglodytes isolate AG18354 chromosome 4, NHGRI_mPanTro3-v2.0_pri, whole genome shotgun sequence and encodes:
- the C5H5orf63 gene encoding glutaredoxin-like protein C5orf63 homolog isoform X2, whose protein sequence is MLWFQGNSMQLARSSFGLFLRNCSASKTTLPVLTLFTKDPCPLCDEAKEVLKPYENRFILQEVNITLPENSVWYERYKFDIPVFHLNGQFLMMHRVNTSKLEKQLLKLEQQSTGG